The Candidatus Neomarinimicrobiota bacterium genome contains the following window.
CAAAGCCACCTCTGTCAATAGGGGTGGTTTTTTTATCATTTATAAAGGGATTAACGATAATCCAACGCCGCTTGTACATCGCTGTCATCTGGAGAACTCCCCCGGTTCTCCAACTCCTGCTTGATCAAGTCAAGCTGTTCTAAAAGTACCAAGCTATTGGTATCTGAGGATAATTCTTTCACAGCAGCTTTATCAATAAATAAACTTTTAATTGCCTCGGCAACACGACCTGGCTGGTAAAACCCCGGTTCTATGTAGGAGCTTAGAGCATGCAACTTGATGTGCATCCTACCATCCCGCAGTAGGCTCTCATAGCTGTACGCCCTGACGGAATCAGGTTGGACCCGCCCGGTGCCAATCACGGAGTTGTACATTGAGGTGAAACCAGCCTCTACATCTGTGAATGGTAGCTTGGTCGAAGTATAGCCGGTAAAGGGCATTTCAACCGTACTCTGAAGCAGGATGGTACTCGATTGTTTTCCTGAATAAACAACACTCTCAAATGATTTGCCTGGGTTGATAAAGAGACAGTGACTGGCAAGCGCCTTTGATTCATACTTTAGGGCCAGTGCTGATCCTCTTAGACATCTGTTCTTGATAAAGAGTACATCCTCAAAAACAGTATCCGACCAATTCCGGAGATAGGCTGCCCCGCCCAGTGTAGTACCGACATTTTCCATGAAAATGACATTACGAAGGATAGACTGAGATTTTTCTTTGCCATAATATCCACCACCAACATCAGCGGAATAATTTCCATACAGGAGGCTGTTCTCCAAAAGAATGGAGGATTTAAAACAATAAATACCACCTCCGCCGCCAGTTCTGCATTTATTCCTGGCAATAATCAGATTGGACAAATGGGGATTTGACTCAACAATATGAAAGCCACCGCCGTATCTTGCAGCGCCACCCTGGACCGTCAGGCCAACAATAGCAACCGGGCTGAGTTCAGTTTTCATAATGGAAATGACTGATGTGGAACCATCTCCGATAATTCTTGTGCTATAAATATCCTCGCCATCCTTAGAAATGAGATATCTTGAGCCCACCGTAATTGATTGGGGACCATTTATGGTGATATTCTCATGATAATCCCCAGGTGCAATCAGGACAGTATCACCCTCGTCAGCTGCCGCAATGGCGGACATGATCGTTGGATAATCTTCGGGGACACATCTACGGGTTTGGATACAGGAGGATTGTGTATTCTCCTCTTTTGAGGAATCTGGTTCCACTTCCTCAATGGCGGTTTCAGACTCCACTTCTTCTTTTGACTTATCAGCTTTGTGTAGATCGGGATGTTCGATATCCGTATAGAACAACGTTTTCTGTACAGGTGGTTTCACCGTGCTGGGTTGATCCACCTTCGATGTCCCCTGGTTTTCAGAGCACCCGCTAATGCAACAAAAGAGTATTGCTGTAAAGAGATAGAGTTTCAATTTCCGATTCACTGAATTGTCCCCTCGCTTGTAATGGCATCTTGTAGACAGAAGCTCTAATCTAGAGTTTTGATGGATTTCTACAAGTCGGTTTCTAAGGAGACGCCAATTTAGCACGGCAGGCGATTGTAGAATCGCTAGACATGTTAAAGGGCAATATGATTTAGTTTAACCTTAATCGTGGGCAAAGAGAGAGCGGTACTCGGGATGCAGACGCAGCAGGTCGGCGTGCTGACCCTCATGATGAATCTGGCCATCCTTGACCCAAATGACCCGGTCCATTTCGGCGGCGGTTGCTTCACGATGGGTTGCAACCAGAAAAAGTGCTTCTGAATAATCAGTGTTGATATTTCGCCACAGAATTTTTTCAGTATTAAGATCCAAGGCTGAGGTCACATCGTCAAAGATATAAATGGAGGTATTCCCATAAAAAGCACGAGCCAGAGCTACCCGAGCCCGTTGTCCCCCACTTAAACCCACACCGCCCTGTTCCAGGACCTTATCCAGATCAAGCTCTCCTCCAA
Protein-coding sequences here:
- a CDS encoding right-handed parallel beta-helix repeat-containing protein, translated to MNRKLKLYLFTAILFCCISGCSENQGTSKVDQPSTVKPPVQKTLFYTDIEHPDLHKADKSKEEVESETAIEEVEPDSSKEENTQSSCIQTRRCVPEDYPTIMSAIAAADEGDTVLIAPGDYHENITINGPQSITVGSRYLISKDGEDIYSTRIIGDGSTSVISIMKTELSPVAIVGLTVQGGAARYGGGFHIVESNPHLSNLIIARNKCRTGGGGGIYCFKSSILLENSLLYGNYSADVGGGYYGKEKSQSILRNVIFMENVGTTLGGAAYLRNWSDTVFEDVLFIKNRCLRGSALALKYESKALASHCLFINPGKSFESVVYSGKQSSTILLQSTVEMPFTGYTSTKLPFTDVEAGFTSMYNSVIGTGRVQPDSVRAYSYESLLRDGRMHIKLHALSSYIEPGFYQPGRVAEAIKSLFIDKAAVKELSSDTNSLVLLEQLDLIKQELENRGSSPDDSDVQAALDYR